GTCTTTGATACGGCAACTCGGACGGTAGAAAAAAATGCTGTAGACGGTAAGGCCAGCACTGGGGCTGTTGTGCGCGGGAGTATTGATTCAGCAGCAGCAGTAGGAGCGACGATTACGCAAGATGTAGTAGTTTATACATCAAACGGGGCGACTCCGCCGGTTATTTCAAGCACAACGGTTACTGTGCAATTGACAAAAACGGCTGCTAATGCGGGAGCGTCTACCAGCTGGGACTGGACAACCACCGCTGGATCGACTCCTGCGCCAAGCGGAGTTTTAAATTTTGATGCTAGTGGCAATATGATTACCTCTGGCACAGCGGCGAGCACATCAACTGGGACTTTGACGGTTGGCACATCTACGATACCGATTAGCCTTTCGAGCTTCAACACTAACACGACGGCTGGTGCTGTGACAACGAAGTACGGCTTGGCCGATGGTAATGTTGCTATTGGTGCCAGCACTACAACTACAGTTGTGAATAAGCAGGTTCTCTCGCCGGAAGCAACAACTGCTGCCAAATTGTCCGGAAACTTGGATACGGCTACGACCGGTGCTACAACGACGGTGACGATGTACGATTCGCTGGGTACGGCCCATGAAGTGAAGGTTGCTTTTACTAAATCAGCAACAAACACTTGGAATTGGACGGCAAGTTCTACTGACACCAGCATTAGTGTAATTGGAAGCGGGACACTTACCTTCAATGCGGACGGTACTGTCGCAAGCGGCGGCTCCGGTGGTATTGGGGTGTTAACCACGAATGGCTCGGATCCGATTAATGCCAAAATCGACTTTTCCGGGATTGCCCAGTTTGCCACAAGTAAAGGCACCAGCAGCGTGACGGTGGCCAGCATTGACGGATATACTGGCGGTACGCTGCAAGATTTCAGCATTGGCACTGACGGGATTATCATGGGCAGCTATAGCAATGGGCAAAAACAGCCCTTGGGAAATTTGGGCTTGGCGGTGTTTACCAATCCGCAGGGCTTGGAGAAGATCGGTGATAATCTCTATGTGACGACTGTTAACTCAGGTTCTTATACTGGCGCCGTCGAAGTGGGCAGTAACGGAGCCGGCGGCTTGACTACTGGCGCTTTGGAAATGTCTAATGTGGACTTGGCGAGTGAGTTCAGCGAAATGATGATTACCCAGCGTGCCTATCAGGCAAACAGCAAAATTATCACTACATCAGATACGCTGTTAGAAACATTGATTAATATGTCCCGTTAATGAGCGGAAAGGAGCAGGCAGATGAGTACAATCTGGAGCGGCTATAGCGTCTCCTATTCCGGCATGTCGACGGCCCAGCGTTCGCTGGGCGTCACTAGCAGCAATATCAGTAACACCAGCACCGAAGGTTATACTCGCAAACGGGCGGTAGGGCAAGATCTTTATGTAAGCGGAGATACTTCGGCTACTGGAATTGGCGCTACCGTGCAATCGATACTGCGCGTTCGCAATCAGTTTTTAGATATTCAATATCGGGAGCAAAATACGGAAACTGGTTATGCTCAAGGCAAGAGCAGCCTATTGGCGAGCATGCAGGAAGTAATCAATGAATTTAATGCCATCGACAAAACGTCCGCAAAGACCAGTAACGGGCTTCAGGAAACAATGAACAAGTTTCTAAGCAGCTGGACGGAATTGTCGAAAGATCCTACCAGCGCCAGTTGCAAAAGCTCGGTTTTGGAAAATGCGGACGCCATGCTGGGCGCGTTCAATGAAATGACGACCACTATGCTGACTCTCCGCGAAAGTATGGTCAATAATGTACGGGACGGCGTGGGCGATGTAAATAATTTGGCAGGCCAAATTGCCACGTTGAACGATCAGATTTTGCAAATGGAAACCCGCAATGTGGAAGCCAGTGACTTACGGGATGCTCGGGATTTGCTAATTGACAAGGTAAGCGCATTGACAAACATTACGACATCCGAGATGGACAATGGGATGGTGAATGTATATGTCAATGGCGTTAGCTTAGTAAGCGGCAATAAAGCGAAAGAAATGGAAGCGACTGGTCTGGGAACGGCGACGAATCCGCTCAAAGTGCAATGGAAAGATTTAAATGAGGATGTATCATTGACCGGTGGCGCATTGAAGTGCTATTTGGACGAAGCAGATTCGTCGGGCGTGGATTCCATTGCCGCAACTCCGTACAATTGGTCAACAACGGCAGATAAAAGTGCATTGACGACGATGACCAACGGGTTGAACGATTTGCTGGTTACGTTTGCGGCGGCAGTCAACAATGTCTATAACCCGACGCATGTTGCCGGCCAAGATTTCTTTACGACTGTTGACGGTACGGCGACAATGGGCTTGAAAAACGTGCAAGTCAATACCGCCTATGAAGCGGACTATACAAAAATAAAGGCCAATAGTGACGGAACAGCGGGAAATAATGACATTTCTAAAGCGATCGGTGTTTTGAGCAGTCAAAGTGGATTGTACCAATGTGATGGTATTTCTATGAATATGGATACTTTTTACTCGTCTTTTGTTTCTTGGTTAGGGACGACTGGCGATACGGCGACTGCGAATTATAGCACGCAGAGCGGTTTGCTGACGCAGATTCAAACGCAGCGAAATGGTCTTAGCTCCGTATCGCTGGATGACGAGATGTCTACCATGATTACGTATCAGCATGCCTATAGCGCAAGCGCGCGGGTTATGAATGTGGTGGATACGCTGGTGGCGGGATTGATTTCGGATTTAGGCGGCTGATAGGAGGGCTAGCAAATGGCATCAACTTTTTTTGGAGTGAGCATAGCGAATAGCGGCCTGCGCAGCAGTCAGGCCGCATTGATTACTACCAGTAATAACGTAAGCAACGTGAAGACCACAGGTTATT
This genomic window from uncultured Anaeromusa sp. contains:
- the flgK gene encoding flagellar hook-associated protein FlgK is translated as MSTIWSGYSVSYSGMSTAQRSLGVTSSNISNTSTEGYTRKRAVGQDLYVSGDTSATGIGATVQSILRVRNQFLDIQYREQNTETGYAQGKSSLLASMQEVINEFNAIDKTSAKTSNGLQETMNKFLSSWTELSKDPTSASCKSSVLENADAMLGAFNEMTTTMLTLRESMVNNVRDGVGDVNNLAGQIATLNDQILQMETRNVEASDLRDARDLLIDKVSALTNITTSEMDNGMVNVYVNGVSLVSGNKAKEMEATGLGTATNPLKVQWKDLNEDVSLTGGALKCYLDEADSSGVDSIAATPYNWSTTADKSALTTMTNGLNDLLVTFAAAVNNVYNPTHVAGQDFFTTVDGTATMGLKNVQVNTAYEADYTKIKANSDGTAGNNDISKAIGVLSSQSGLYQCDGISMNMDTFYSSFVSWLGTTGDTATANYSTQSGLLTQIQTQRNGLSSVSLDDEMSTMITYQHAYSASARVMNVVDTLVAGLISDLGG
- a CDS encoding flagellar hook-basal body complex protein, with the protein product MMMSMYSAVSGLKSQQTKLNVIGNNVANINTLGYKGQSVGFSDLLSQTVSSASAARGNRGGTNSKQIGLGAQVASITTNMGVGSAQYTGNDTDAALSGAGMFIVQGGGTGKYQFTRAGNFGVDVEGNLVVNGMKVCGWNNYTIDANGDVTYSTQSDVAAINVFDTATRTVEKNAVDGKASTGAVVRGSIDSAAAVGATITQDVVVYTSNGATPPVISSTTVTVQLTKTAANAGASTSWDWTTTAGSTPAPSGVLNFDASGNMITSGTAASTSTGTLTVGTSTIPISLSSFNTNTTAGAVTTKYGLADGNVAIGASTTTTVVNKQVLSPEATTAAKLSGNLDTATTGATTTVTMYDSLGTAHEVKVAFTKSATNTWNWTASSTDTSISVIGSGTLTFNADGTVASGGSGGIGVLTTNGSDPINAKIDFSGIAQFATSKGTSSVTVASIDGYTGGTLQDFSIGTDGIIMGSYSNGQKQPLGNLGLAVFTNPQGLEKIGDNLYVTTVNSGSYTGAVEVGSNGAGGLTTGALEMSNVDLASEFSEMMITQRAYQANSKIITTSDTLLETLINMSR